CGGCCCTCGGCGAAGAAGCAGAGACCGCCGAACATCGCCCGCGCGGTGACGGGGCGGATCCGCCCCAGTTGTTCCAGGAGGTATGTGCGGAAGCTCACAGAGACGGCCATGGCGACCATGCTACCTTCCCCAGGGCCCGCCGGTACGACCGGCCTTTCGACAGGATCCCCCATGCGGATCAACACCCTCGACGACCTGCTCCTTGCCGTGAAGAACCGTCCCCACAAGCGGCTGGTGGTGGCCTGGGCCAACGACGCCCACACCCTGGAGGCCGTGAACGCCGCCGTGGCGGCGGGCCTGGTGGAGGCCATCCTCGTGGGGGACGAACCCGTCATGGTGAAGGTCTGCCAGGAACAGGGCCTGCCGAAGGAGCGCTTCCGCATGGTCCACGCGCCCACGGATACCGAGGCCGCCGCCAAGGCCGTGGCCATGGTCCGCTTCGGCGAGGCCGATCTGCTCATGAAGGGCCTGCTCAGCACGGACAAGTACATGCGGGCCATCCTCAACAAGGAGCAGGGCCTGCTCGATCCCGGCGCCATCCTGAGCCATGTGACCGTGATGGAGCATCCGGGCCACCCCAAGCTCCTCATCGCCGGCGATGTGGCCGTGATCCCCGAGCCCGAGTTCAAGGAGAAGGTCGCCATCCTGGGCTACCTGGTGAAGGTGGCCAGGGCCCTGGGAATCGACCTCCCCAAGGTGGCCGTGCTGTCGGCCTCGGAGCAGGTCATGCCGAAGATCGCGTCCAGCGCCGAGGCGGCCATGCTGTCGAAGATGGCGGACCGCGGCCAGATCAAGGGCGCCCTCGTGGACGGCCCCATGGCCCTGGACGGGGCCATCGACCCCGAGTCGGCCCGCATCAAGGGCATGGGCGGCCCCGTGGCCGGGGATGCCGACTGCCTGCTCTTCCCCAACCTCGAGGCGGGCAACACCTTCTACAAGGCCGGCACCAAGCTGGGCGGCGCCGAGATCGCGGCCGTCGTCACGGGTGCCCGCGTTCCCTGTGTCCTCAGCAGCCGTGGCGACAGCGCCAAGACCAAGCTGAGCTCCATCGCGCTGGCGGCCCTGCTGGCCTGAGCCGAGTCCGCGGCAGAATAAGGGCCGACCCGTCCCTGGGAGGAGTGCGCCCGTGAATCCGACCCATCCGACCGACCTGCCCACCGCCGCCGAAACGGCCCTCGTCGATGCCGCGATCATGGGCCGCCGCTCCATCCGGGCCTTCCAGCCCACCCCCGTGCCCCGGGCCGTGGTGGAGGACATCCTGCGGGTGGCCTCGCGGGCGCCTTCGGGCACGAACCTCCAGCCCTGGCAGGTGCATGTGCTGACCGGCGCCGCGCTGACGCGGCTCTCCGACAGGATCCTCGCGATCTACGCCGACCCCGCGGAGCTGGCCCGCCACGAGCGGGAGTACGACTACTACCCCAAGGAATGGACTTCGCCCTACCTCGAGCGGCGCCGGAAGGTGGGCTGGGATCTCTACGGCCTCCTGGGCATCGCGAAGTCGGACCGGGCCGGCATGCACGCGCAGCACGGCCGCAACTACCGGTTCTTCGACGCGCCCGTGGGCCTCATCTTCACCATGGACCGCGTTCTGCAGGTGGGCAGCTGGCTGGACTACGGCATGTTCCTCCAGAACATCATGGTGGCGGCCCGGGCCCGGGGCCTGGACACCTGCCCCCAGGCCGCCTTCACCCAGTTCCACCGCGTCATCGCCCAGGAGCTGGGCCTGGGCCCGGAGCAGATGGTGATCTGCGGCATGGCCCTCGGGCACGCCGATCCCTCGGCCCCCGAGAACGCCCTCGTCACCGAGCGGGCGCCCGTCTCCGAGTTCGCCAGGTTCTACGAGAAGTAGGACCCCTTTTGTCCATTAGGCCTGGGGCGGATAGTCCTTGGCCGTCTCCCGTCCGGACAGCACGCGCAGGGCGCCCTTGGCGAGGGCGGCCATCTCGTTCTCGCCGGGGTAGACCTTCACGGGGCAGCCCAGGGCCGCGGTGAGGCGGTTCAGCTCGCCCACCAGCTTCGGCGAGCGCGCCATGCCGCCCGTGAGCAGGACGGCGTCGATGCGGTCGCCGCCGAAGGCCGGCACGAGGGCCGTGATGGCCTTGGCGATCTGGTAGGCCAGCGCGTCATAGACCGCCTTCGCCTCGGCATCGCCCGCGTCCACGCGGCGCTCCACCTCGCGCATGTCGGAGGTGCCCAGCAGGTCGATGAGGCCGCCCCGCCCCTTGTTCAGGAGCTTCAGTTCCGCCTTGGTGTACTTGCCGGAGAAACAGAGGTCGATGAGCTGCCCCACCGGCAGGGTGCCCGTGCGCTGGGGGGAGAACGGCCCTTCGCCGTCCAGCCCGTTGTTCACATCGATGTAGCGGCCCCGGCGATGGGCCCCCACGGTGATGCCGCCGCCCATGTGGGCCACGATCACATTGATGCGCTCGTAGAAGGTCTCGTGCTCCTCGGCGTAGCGGCGGGCCGTGGCGATCTGGTTGAGGGCGTGGCTGATCACGCGGCGCGGCAGCTCCTTCAGGCCCGTGATCTTCACCTTGGGATCGGCCTCGTCCACCACCACGGGGTCCACGATGTAGGCAGGCTTGCCCGTGCCGGCCACCAGCTCAGAGGCGATCAGCGCCCCCAGGTTGGAAGCGTGCTCGCCGCGCTGGCCGGCCTTCAGGTCCTCCAGCATGGCGGGCCCCACGGTCCAGGTGCCGTGGGGGATGGGACGCAGCAGGCCGCCGCGGCCGGCCACGGCATCGAGATCCCCCAGGGACAGCCCCTTGTCGGCGAGGAAGCGCAGCACGGACTGCTTGCGGAAGGCGAATTGCTCGGTGATGGGCCGGCCCTCGAAGGCCTTCAGCTCCTCGGCCGGGTGCTGGAGCTCCTCGGTGAAGCGCTCCTCGTCGCCCTCGAAGATCGAGGTCTTGGTGGAGGTCGAGCCCGGGTTCAGCACCAGCACACGATGGCGCCGGAAGAAGGTGTCCTTGGGGGTGCGCTTCCACTCGCCGTAGGCGTGCAGACGCAGGACCGAGGCCTTCACCGCGAGGCGGATGTCCTCGGGCGTGCAGTCCATGGGCAGGTCCACGCCCTGGAACCAGAGGCCGAACATGACCGGGAACTTCCGCGCCTCGGGGAACCGCGTGGCGTAGAGGTGGTAGAGCAGGTTGCCCATGTCGAGGTTGGGGCAGACGATCACATTGGGTCCGCCCTCCCAGGGCAGGCCGTCCGGGTGGTAGAGGTCCGCGGACCGGCGGGACAGCGCCACGCTCACCTTCACCTCGCCGCGGATGTGGATGCTGGCATAGCGGGTGCTGTGGGCGATGCGCTCGGCCAGGATGTCCGGCACCAGGTCGGCCGCCTGCCGCACCAGCTCGGGCGAGGGGCCCTCGTCGCTGCCACGGTTCGAGTAGGACACCATGGCGCAGCGGATCTCCGGCAGCACCTCCTCAGGGAAGAGGTCCCGGGCCACGGCGCAGGTGCCCACGGCCACCTCGGCCAGGGTGCGCGGCGTCATGGTCGCGTTCACGCCCACATCGCCGAACACCACGATGTTGTGGGGATAGACATCACTGGGATGGGAGTCCGGCAGGACGAACACGCCCGCCTCGCAGGCGACGCTCCGGTGGGCCAGCAGCTCCACCATGGGCCGGAAGAAGGCCTTGGGCTCATGGATGGCCCCGCCCACGACCATGTCGGCATGGCCCTGCTTCACGGCCCAGATGCCGAACCGCCCGGGCTCGGACACCAGCAGGCGGGCTTCGTCCAGGGTCAGGGGCCGGCCATGGGTCCGGCCGAAGTCCACGCAGGCGGCGGCGAAGGCCTCCACCAGGTCGGGCCGGGTGGCGGGCACCACGAAGGCGCTCTCCGACAGCGTGTACGCCACGCGGTCGGCGCCGAGATGGGCCAGGTGCTGGGCGGCCACGGCGCGCACCTCGGCCTCGGGTGCCAGGAACACGGGCCGGATGAACCGGCTCAGGAAGCAGGCGGCTTCGAGGGTGCGGGGATCCAGGGCCTCCGGAAACATCACCGTGGGGCGGTTCCGGGGTTCGGCCAGCAGTCGGCTGTCGAGGGACGCTTCGATGTCAAACATGGGACTCCAAGACCACTGGGGGCCTTCAACCTGCCGAGTCTATCAGGCGGAAGATTCTATGTTGTCTACCCGGAAGTCACATTTGATCCTGGCGGTCTGTCACCCGCACGGACTCCACCCAGATCACCTCGCAGGAGCCGTCGCCGGTATCCGTCCGGGTGAGGCTGCTCACCCAGTGCCAGCCGTCCTTCCCGTCCGCCCGCACGAGCTGGCCCCGGAGCGCCACCACCTGCCCCGGCTTCACGGCCAGCAGGCGCCTCTCCACGAGGGGCGTGGCCGGGATCAGGTGCATGTTCGCGCTGTGGGCGATGACTTCAGCCTCGGGAATGGGCATCCGGGGGGTGCTCCAGAAGTACCAGCGGTCCCGCTGCTGGATGCTGAAGGCGCCAAGGATCCGGGAATCCGACATGGGCCCCCAGCCCAGGGCGAAGTCCACCGGAGACAGCTCGGCGGGCCGGTCGAAGCGGTACCGCTCCACGCCCAGCACCCGCGCCCGCAGCTCGAACCGGGCGAGGGCCGTGAGCGTGTGGTTCCGGAAGGTCCAGGGGGCCGGGGCCTCCGGCGGCGTCTGGAGCGGGTCCTCCGGCGCGAGCACCCCCGGCGGCTGGGTCACGGGGCGTCCCTGCCACCACCCGAGCCCGGCCAGGGCCGCCAGGACCGCCACCACCACGGCCCCTCGCCGCTCCCGAAGCCACTCCAGCCATCCGCTCATGCGACCAGACTACCCGCCCCCCGGGAAAGGGTGATGTCCGTCACGGCGCGGAAGGCCGGTTCGCCTATGTTCACAGCCTTCATATGGTTCTTTCCGCGTTGGATCCCAGGTGCCCGCTCGAAGCCGAGCCGGGGCACCGGACCGCGAGAGGGCCCCGGAATCTGGGCGGGACGGCGCCCCGGACTGGACAGCGCCATTTAACCCGTCCCTTGGAGTCCTCATGGACCTCTCCTGGCTTTCCGCCAACCCCGGCCTGAGCTTGCTGGCTCTCCTCGGCGCCGCCTTCGCGGCGCTCCTCCTCAGCAAGTGGATCCGCTACATTCCCAACAACCGCGTGGGCATCGTCGAGAAGCTCATCAGCCGGAAGGGCTCGGTCAAAACCGGCCTCATCGCCCTCGACGGCGAGGCCGGCTATCAGCCTCAGCTCCTGCGCGGCGGCTGGCACCTGCTCACGCCCTTCCAGTACCGCATCCACAAGATGCCCCTGGTGACCATCCCCCAGGGCAAGATCGGCTACATCTTCGCCCGCGACGGCAAAGATCTGCCCCCCTCCCAGGCCCTGGCCAGCAATGCCCACGGTGCCGACTTCCAGGATGTGGTGGCCTTCATCCAGGGTGGTGGCGAGAAGGGCCCCCAGCGCCAGATCCTGCGTGAGGGCATCTACGCCATCAACCTGGTGCAGTTCGTGGTGCTCACCGAGGACCGGCTCTTCTACCTCCCCCTGGATCCGGGTGAGCTCGAGACCTTCCAGAAGATGAGCGCCATCATCACCGAGCGGGCCGGCTGGCGGCCCGTGATCATCAAGGGCACGGACGACGCCGTGGGCATCGTGACCGTCCACGACGGACCCAGCCTGGCCAGCGGCGAGATCATCGCCTCTACCGTGGGCGAAGATCCCCACCAGGTCACGACCTACCACAACAACTTCCAGGACGCCGACAAGTTCCTGGTGGCAGGCGGCCAGCGCGGGCGCCAGTACCAGGTGCTGGTGGAAGGCACCTACTACATCAACCGCCTGTTCGCGACGGTGGAGCTCATCCCCAAGACCGTCGTGGAGGTGGGCACCGTGGGCGTGGTGGTGAGCTATACCGGCGCCATTGGCGCCGACATCAGCGGCCAGGAGTACCGCCATGGCGAGCTGGTGGCCAAGGGCAGCCGCGGCGTGTGGAGCGAGCCTCTGCTGCCCGGCAAGTACGCCTTCAACACCTACGCCGGCAAGGTGCTCATGGTCCCCACCACCAACTTCATCCTGAAGTGGTCCAAGGGCGAGGTGGGCAGCCACAAGTTCGACGAGAACCTGGCCGAAGTGAGCCTCATCACCAAGGATGCCTTCGAACCCAGCCTGCCCCTCTCCGTGGTGGTGC
The window above is part of the Geothrix sp. genome. Proteins encoded here:
- a CDS encoding bifunctional enoyl-CoA hydratase/phosphate acetyltransferase, with amino-acid sequence MRINTLDDLLLAVKNRPHKRLVVAWANDAHTLEAVNAAVAAGLVEAILVGDEPVMVKVCQEQGLPKERFRMVHAPTDTEAAAKAVAMVRFGEADLLMKGLLSTDKYMRAILNKEQGLLDPGAILSHVTVMEHPGHPKLLIAGDVAVIPEPEFKEKVAILGYLVKVARALGIDLPKVAVLSASEQVMPKIASSAEAAMLSKMADRGQIKGALVDGPMALDGAIDPESARIKGMGGPVAGDADCLLFPNLEAGNTFYKAGTKLGGAEIAAVVTGARVPCVLSSRGDSAKTKLSSIALAALLA
- a CDS encoding nitroreductase, which produces MGRRSIRAFQPTPVPRAVVEDILRVASRAPSGTNLQPWQVHVLTGAALTRLSDRILAIYADPAELARHEREYDYYPKEWTSPYLERRRKVGWDLYGLLGIAKSDRAGMHAQHGRNYRFFDAPVGLIFTMDRVLQVGSWLDYGMFLQNIMVAARARGLDTCPQAAFTQFHRVIAQELGLGPEQMVICGMALGHADPSAPENALVTERAPVSEFARFYEK
- the buk gene encoding butyrate kinase — translated: MHAYGEWKRTPKDTFFRRHRVLVLNPGSTSTKTSIFEGDEERFTEELQHPAEELKAFEGRPITEQFAFRKQSVLRFLADKGLSLGDLDAVAGRGGLLRPIPHGTWTVGPAMLEDLKAGQRGEHASNLGALIASELVAGTGKPAYIVDPVVVDEADPKVKITGLKELPRRVISHALNQIATARRYAEEHETFYERINVIVAHMGGGITVGAHRRGRYIDVNNGLDGEGPFSPQRTGTLPVGQLIDLCFSGKYTKAELKLLNKGRGGLIDLLGTSDMREVERRVDAGDAEAKAVYDALAYQIAKAITALVPAFGGDRIDAVLLTGGMARSPKLVGELNRLTAALGCPVKVYPGENEMAALAKGALRVLSGRETAKDYPPQA
- a CDS encoding SPFH domain-containing protein; amino-acid sequence: MDLSWLSANPGLSLLALLGAAFAALLLSKWIRYIPNNRVGIVEKLISRKGSVKTGLIALDGEAGYQPQLLRGGWHLLTPFQYRIHKMPLVTIPQGKIGYIFARDGKDLPPSQALASNAHGADFQDVVAFIQGGGEKGPQRQILREGIYAINLVQFVVLTEDRLFYLPLDPGELETFQKMSAIITERAGWRPVIIKGTDDAVGIVTVHDGPSLASGEIIASTVGEDPHQVTTYHNNFQDADKFLVAGGQRGRQYQVLVEGTYYINRLFATVELIPKTVVEVGTVGVVVSYTGAIGADISGQEYRHGELVAKGSRGVWSEPLLPGKYAFNTYAGKVLMVPTTNFILKWSKGEVGSHKFDENLAEVSLITKDAFEPSLPLSVVVHIDYRKAPLVIQRFGDIKKLVEQTLDPMVSAYFKNIGQTRTLIQLIQDRSAIQEQSGTQMKEKFAQYNLELQEVLIGTPTSGAPGGQIEQILVQLRSRQIADEQVETYGRQQSAAVKERELREAEATAKQQTALTESAISIQVQSNQGKAEYAKAQQQAAQIQTLAGAEAEKVRLMGEGEAKRIKVMAEAQAEQAARVGIAQAMAIEEQVRAYGGPQFQLVQQVMNRFAEAIEKSQVDVVPKIHMGGGDKGGGSLIESLLGLLLSEKAGQLAGVATPTAANPEAEALKALLRQNLTK